One Vicia villosa cultivar HV-30 ecotype Madison, WI linkage group LG5, Vvil1.0, whole genome shotgun sequence genomic window, CTTCATATCTGCTTACGAAGGGTTGTATTGCTATTTTTCTTGCTTTGCTATTTGATACACCAAATCTGGTTATGTCTTGATGACTTATTTGTGTTATTGTtgtatatttttaatactttCTGTCATATTAATAGGAATGAAAGTTTACGTGACTGACGAGAAGGAGTTGATTATGGAGCCTTCTATAAAATGGGCTGGAAATCCTAATGTCACCATTGCTGTAAAGGCATTTGGGCTGAAAGCAACTGTTCAGGTAAACTTTGTTTTGTGTTAGTAAAGAATGGATAAATTCGTTCCTTTTTATCATGCTAAATTATTTGTCATTTGTCAGGTTGTCGACTTGCAAGTTTTTCTTTTGCCACGCATTACTTTGAAGCCTTTGGTTCCCAGCTTTCCTTGCTTTGCCAACATCTATGTTTCTCTCATGGAAAAGGTTGGTGATTGttgagtttaaaaaaattaaaagttgatTTCTAAAATCTTTTGTGAGACTGAAGAATATTATAGTGATGATCAATGTAAATAGCTTTTGATTTTTCCCCTTATTTATAGTTTAACAACCTTAaagatatttttgtttttctttgttttgttttggggATGGATGGTTTGCTTTTGTATGGAATGTGATGTAAACGATTCATGATTGTAGGCATACTTTAGTTGATACTTGAGAATCATAATGTTGATGTCTAAAGTTATTATATTCATTTTATGATAACTTTAATCATGCTGGAGCAGCTGGAGTTCTAAACTTTTCGTCTTTATAACTTGCTACTTGATTTTATTATGAATGTTGGAGAAAACCTTGACACTTGTAATTATTTTATGTGCAATACAGGCTATACAACTAATGTTTACTCTTTGTCTCGGTCTTTGTTGTTCATTTACGTGCAGCCACATGTTGACTTTGGCCTAAAACTTATGGGGGCTGATCTTATGTCTATTCCTGTTGCCTACGGGATTGTTCAGGTATAACCCTGTAACTTTTGATCTGTTTGTTTGATCCCCCTCCTATCCTAATGTTTGAGGCCTAGAATTGCTTGCGTTCATCTTCCACTCCTCAAGTGGGATCCTGCTTAATAGACAATCTCCCGACCTTGAAATGAACCATTGTTTGCTCACGTGGATCTTATTTTGAAATGTGATATTATCAGCAGtccattgatttttgtatgcaatGTTTCTGAACAAAACATCATGCTTGAAGAAGGATGGCGGAATTATAATGAAATAATTTCTTGCGTCAATCTAGAGTTACTATTTGTGTGTGGCAGATAGGAATTTGATTGCCAAAGAAATAGAACCAATGCATTTTTGATTGAATTGACATGTATGATATTAATGCAAACATGAAGAAATGAGAAGTGTAGAGTTCTGAAATTGAATGGTTTGTCGGCTTGTCAGATGTTACTTAATAGTTCATCGATAGTATAATTGTATGTGGTCTAGTGGTGTCAGTTGGATGCTGTTACCTTTTATATCAGAAGTCATTCTTTTAGTTTTAGCAGGACGTTTTATCCTCCAGTATAATTGTAGCATGTAACATTTGATATCGGACGTCTGTAGCTAGCATTGGTTTTATTAAGGATTTATGGCTTTTAAACTAATTTTAAGCGTGTTTCCAGGAGCTTATCAAAGATCAGGTTGCAAACATGTATCTGTGGCCCAAAAACCTGGAAGTTCAAATACTAGATCCGGCAAAGTATGTTTCTTCATTTTTCTAAATTAATATTCGTAATATAATGGTATGTTCACCTCTTAACTTATTTatgctttttctcttttcttgtgAATGTTATTGGGAATCTTAGAGCTTTGAGGAGGCCTGTTGGAATTTTACATGTAAAGGTTCTGCATGCCATGAAGTTAAAGAAGAAAgatcttcttggtgcatctgatCCTTACGTGAAACTAAAGTTTAATGACGATAAGATGCCATCAAAAAAGACTACTGTAAAGCACAAGAACTTAAATCCTGAATGGAATGAGGAATTTAATTTGGTAGTCAAAGATCCAGAGTCCCAGGTTTTAGAGATCAATGTTTATGACTGGGAGCAGGTAAACTTCTTGAGCTGAAACTCTTATCTTATAATTTCTTCTTGTAATATCTGGACCGaatgttgttttatgtttttgCTTAGGTTGGGAAGCATGACAGGATGGGTATGAATGTGATTACGTTAAAAGAAGTTTCTCCTGAAGAGCCTAAACGTTTTACGCTGGATCTTTTGAAAACATTGAATCCCGATGACCCTCAAAATGAGAAATCAAGAGGACAGATTGTTGTGGAATTGACTTATAAACCCTTCAATGAAGAGGAGATGGGCAAGGGCTTTGATGAGACACAGACAATACCTAAAGCTCCCGAAGGCACTCCAGCTGGTGGAGGTCTTCTTGTAGTTATAGTTCATGAAGCTCAAGATGTTGAAGGGAAGCACCACACTAATCCACATGTACGTGTTATTTTCAGAGGGGAAGAAAAAAAGACTAAGGTACAAGATTCTAAGGCATACTTGCGTTCTAACtgtcatttcttttcttttagaataaataaaatataagacTCCCTAACCTTTTCCCCTAAAATATTGGGGAAAACCTCTTAACAAGCCGAGGTTTTAACCTGCCTTATTAGTTTCTGAAATTCTATCAACTCAACTAATCCCCTGTAGGCTGTCATAATATATGGTACTAGGAGAGGGGGTGCTTATGTGTATAAGCTCTAACTTGGGTAAATCTCTTATGTAGCATAGTATCCCTGAAAGCTTTTATTCAAGTGAGTTGAATGAAATGGATGAGTGTCATATTTTTGatagaatttttttattcaagCATACGCTTTTTTTTACCGCTATATGACTTTGTATAGAATCAAATGCTTGGTCTAACTAGAAAAAAAGCAATTATGCATGAATGCATTAGATAGAGTAAGGTAGCACTATTTTGGAAAAGGTAATAGTATCTCGGTTCTCGGGTTAGATGATTCAGGCATCTGTGGAGAATATCTGCAAAGGCCCTTATAATGAGAACAGATTGAATTGGCAGTAGGCGATTAAGAGTTTGACTTAGAAAAACTATAGACCAAGTCATTACGAAGGATTTAGATTTAGATGGTTTGTTAAGACATGATTTATGTTATTATAACACATTTTTGATTCATATGCCTAAGCTGACCCTGTGGGAAGAAGCTTTAGTGGTGGTTATTGTTTTTGTATTAATACTTCTAAAGATAGACAAGAACAAGATATTGTAAGTGTCAAAGATAAATATGGATAGAGTAGTAGTGGCAAATGTGCATTAGATTTATATTGAAATCTGCTTTTTATGTGGAATGCTATTACAGCGCATAAAAAAGAACAGGGATCCAAGATGGGAAGATGAGTTCCAATTTCCAGTAGAGGAGCCTCCTACTAATGATAAACTACATGTAGAGGTTGTCAGCACTTCATCACGAAACCTGCTCCATCAGAAGGTATAATTCTTAACAACTTTACCGTTTAGAATTATATAatgtattattaattaataatatgattatACCTTTTTTCCCCAAAAATAAATGATTATGCCTTCTAGAAAATAAAATCTATCCAGAGTTGGTGTCAACTGCAAAAGTGAAAGATAGCCTAGGGAACCTCAAATTGTTGAAAATAGTTAAAGTACTAGTGGAATATGCACAAACATTTAATGGTTCAAAATCCAAATATAAAAATGTAGGCTAAATGATTCACAATTTCTttcaaccaaaaacaaatgtCATGAACAATTTAACCACTTTTGCATTACATTGTAAATTATAATCCAAATTAAAATTACGTTTTACTCTCTATTAAGACTCACACTTAGGGATTTAAAATTACGTTTTGAACTCTTATTACTATCAACTATGGAATACTAAAAGTTAATACTTAAAATAAAGATTTTGGACACTGTTTCAAATCAAAGTTAGTTTACAATAACATTGAAGAttgtaaaaagagagaaaatattgTACTGAAAGGATCATTTCAAGTTGTTTCCCACTAGTATAAAGTTCCTTTTATTTACGGTAAAGTAGAAAATAAAATGTAATATCAACAATAAAAATGTTCAAAATTAGTTTACAATTACTTTGAAGATTGTAAAGAGAGAAAATATTGTACTGAAAAGATCATTTCAAGTTGTTTGAGACCATTAAAAAGTCCCTTTTATTTACAATATAATAGACAAAAATGTAATACGTACTTACGTTTAAAGAAAGAAGTGTAGATTATAACATAAAGCAGGAGGAGAGTATAATTTAAGTTTCTCTCATAAGTTACCCTTGCTTTAATTAAACGTGTTTAAAGTAATCTCACTTGTTCAACTTTTCTATGCTTTATGGAGTTATCAAACTACACACATGTTCAATTATTCTACTCTTTATTTAGAGTATACCTTTTTCTGAAGTGTAATTGGATTTACTTTTCATTGCTAAAATACAAATTCATGTCAAAAGCGCTCTAGCAATATGTCaattgtttttctgttttttccCTCCTTTTCATGCTAGTTGATATATGATTGAGTTTCATTGTCCTCTGCTGCTCCTTTCCTCATTAGGAAACACTGGGTTACATCAATATCAACCTCGGGGACGTCGTTTCTAACAAGAGAATCAATGAGAAATACCATCTTATAGATTCTAAGAATGGCCGCATCCAGGTAGAGTTGCAGTGGAGAACTTCATAAGCACGACTCGACAAAATTCTCCATAGATATGTACTTCTAATTCCACTCCTCCTCCAAAACCATATGTTAAAATTTAGTCTTCCATGCAGTGTAAGGAAACAGTGAGAAGAGCCTTTCTTGTATTCTTGTGAGTTAGACTGATTTTATTTGTCAATCATGTACATGCCTGtgataaaaaaaaaggtttgtttGAAATAGCAAAAGCACATATACAATGTGATTTGGATATAACCATCTATGCCATGATAAAAAAACGACCTATAAGTATATCTGTATAAGGGTTTTGGTTCTGTTGATAAATAATCtgttctacttttttttttattactgaAAATGCCCTgttctaatttatatatttaattttttttttcgtttttctctATTATACCATtacatttcttattttttattcttatatACCTCTCACAAGTTGAAATAGTTATAACTTAAATATCTTTGGTATGTGTCAAACATGATGAGGATAAACATTTCAATAATACATAGAGCAAGTCTTGTATGGTCACAAGACCAAATATAGTGTTTTGGCACACAAGACCAAATATAGTGTTTTGGCACACAACTACACAAGAAAAGTGAAAttagatatttttattattattaaagaatGTGTCAATTTTCGTGTAAGACATGATCTGCACAACACGATTTAACACATTCTTTCCAACACTACTATTAACATTTTATGTGAATTCTTTTGACTGCATTGAATGAATTTATTtaacaaaaattataatttttgggTTTTAATTAGTTATCATGTAGAAATATTTGATGCAGATGTTGAATTATAATTTACTGTATtgctatttttataattattgtagGAAATAAATATGATTGCATAGTGCTTTTTTAATCTTCTCTTACGTTCATTAATTGGTGATTTTAGTCATATTCtatttttgaatttcaaaatattgTTCTCTGATTATTAAAATGTTGGATTATTCTTTACTATTGAACTTCGGCATATTTTTCGTGGACGTGTTAAGCTTAATAATGAGCAAACACATgacaactagtaacaaacccgtgcgttcgcacgggttctggtatggaACGCGtatttgtttcagatatatattattatatatattattttaagataaaaatatatggttatccgtgaaaaaataataattgaatgcataatgaacaaaaaaatattttcatcagtaacttcatgtcccgttaataatcaatattttgatcaataactttatgtTCTCGTATACAAAcattagtttgatcaataacttcatgttcctgtgtactttaaaaaatattttgatcagtaacttcatgtcccgttaataatcaacattttgatcagtaacttcatgtcccgttaataatcaatattttgatcaatgacTTCATGTTCCCGTGTACAAAAAAGGTTTGGTAAAACATAATCTTATTTTTGCATCACATTTTATACACTAAAagtaacttaaaaaatattattaattttattttagaagcataaattttcttatatattgttttctttttaaaatttaaaattgtaaaaaatatttattaaaaataatctgTTATGAAATTATTGGCCTTAAAATCACTTTCTACCAAACTCATCATTAAATGACTATTGTGATagtgaatgataaaaaaaataaaaataatcattaatTGTAGAAGGTAAAGTAAACCGTATTGAAAAGGTTGAGTATGAGGTTAGAAAAAATTGTATTGGAAAGgtaaatgaaaggtgtaaaaatGTGATATAGGCTAGCAAAGTAGCTCACATCAGCCACTGTATGTATTTTCCTGCTTTTATGCTTTTAACAAAAAGTATTGCAAATGGTACATAACTACTTCAATGGTACATAGTTACGACAATTAACAATTAATACATGAGAGTAGCAATACATACCTATTAAACGATTcaacaaatttaatatatatagacAATTTGCTTAGGTTTGATGTAGAAATTGAATCATCTCGTATCAAATGAGTTCTAACATTTATTgaaatgatattaaaaaaaattttaaaatatactaAGTAGATAAATCATACTAATTCCAATAAATACATATATGTTTTAAAATGTGGCATAGTTAAATCTATTTGAAAAGGCTTAAATTATTaggattttaaaaaattgaaaaaatatagaATAATTCATTAATACAGTAGTTAGCATATCATATTTAGCTTATTCATGTtaagtttttaatttaaaatttttaataaataaataatttatttagttttatttctGGATTTGAAAATTGtgatcttaatttttattttatatttttttttggtacttcttaatttttatttttagataaaTTGCGATCCATTAATAATTATGAACCtaatttttatttctaaatttaaaaattaatggaaaaaacattacttcatgctactttttttttgtaataataaaaaatattaattacaatAAAAAATCTTTATATGATTGAGTTTACATTATGTGTCTCACTATCATTTTAAACACACAATGTGTTAGTGTGTTGGTTGGGTTTACATTATCTGGAGTCACGTGGGCATGATGTTAAAAAAGTAAATGTCAGAAAAATTAACCATGTCACATCATCATTTACATGTACAGAACTTCATTAATGTTGGAATAGAAAAACTCTTCTTTCAATGCATTTAATAAATACATTGGTCATTGTGTTGCACGCTTGTCCAAAAGTAATGTTGGAAAAGTTCTACTCATACTACATTAAGGATGGAAGTAGTGAACCTCAATTTTCAAAGCATCAAACAAATTTCACATTGATAAAAAATTTATAGTCACAGCCGCATGCGAGCGAATATATTAATAAGACAAATTGTGTAATGATATTCATAAgtgacaaaaaatattaatagcatataaaattattttaaatatctttctcattcaatataaaataaaaattagcatATAAAagaaagggttaaataagtttttggtccctgtaaatatctcaaatttcgtttttagtccctataaaaaaaatgtcgacttttagtccctataaaattactttttcattcacttttggtccctgtagagggactaaaagtgaatgaaaaagtaattttatagggactaaaagtcgacattttttttatagggactaaaaacgaaatttgagatatttacagggaccaaaaacttatttaaccctaaaagaAATGATAAAATATAACAACAATTTTGCATAACTTGTTGTATTGCCCAAAATATCTACAAGTTTAACAAATATTGCATCACAATTTAAGAGATtacaaattgattttttttttttaaaattacattaTCTTCATAAAAACAATCCAATTTGATTCTTTTGGATTTTTCATCTTCCTCATAACAactttctttttcctcttttgatCTGCAACTTTCTTCTTGTTCCCTATTAAATTAGAACATTTTAATTAGAATGATTTTTTTAATCAGTTAATCAATGAcagataaaaaaatattacatgtaataaaattcaaaaataaattaaacatttcacatttcaaaaatagaaaagattttattttttccCTTATCTGTTTTTTCAAGATCTGCTTTTGATAAGAtttgtagattttttttttttaagattgggATTTTCAAATCTATGTGAAACACAAAACCAACAAAAGCATAGCTTAAACCACCACCATATATATGTATACCAGGTCCGAAAAATATAACTTCTTCGCATAACaatgaaataaaacaaaacattttCAGATCCAATAAAATTAAACGAAAGtatgaatataaattaaaatagaagTTGTTACCATGTTCGTGCCACCTCCGCCATTGATTTTTCACCAGTTGAGATATTGATTTTAGTTTAGTTGAAAAATGAAAAGACAATCCATTTATGTTTTTCCATAGGAAGAAGtggaagagaaaagaaagaataaaatgaagaaaaatatgattatgaatgtGAGAGATGAAGGAAGTGAAGAGTGGGATGTGAGAAGTTAGATAAAAGAGAAAGAAGATCTAAAATTTGAATCAAGATTTGATATTGGGAAAAGGAATTTTGCAGTGTATTAAATGAAAAGTAGTGTGATAATAATAagcaaaaattattttttatataaattatatgattCATTGGTTGGCAAGTAGAATAGTTGTATGGCAGTGGAAGTAGAAGGAATAGAAGATGCTGAAGCCATCCACGTGGAACAATATTGATGCAGCAGGGCAGAATGGTAATTGATAGaacatttaattttcttatatgatagatgtgATGTGGTAATACttttaaacaataataatatgAACAAATGCTAAATCACTTTATTACTTAATAATGATCAATACATTGTGCATATATATAGAGAAGCTGATCTCTATGGGAGGTAAACATAGGTGGGCAAACATAGTTTATACGACGAGAGACTTTCATAGGAAGAAGTATTGACCTGATATGCATCTTTCGAGATTTCACACATCCATTCCAATAAACATTAGAAAATCTTATTAATTGTAGGGAAAGATTTTGCAAATTTCTTATTCCATCTTATATGATAAAAAATACTCTATGGAATTCCAAAAGTATTCCCGCAGAAATCGAAAATGCATTTTTGGTAAGCACCCTTCACAATACAAGTTCAAAAGTCTATCTACCATATTTTAAAGAGAAAACAAAATCAGAGACATATCTTCGATTGTTCTGTGGTCCATAATATCCTCCAACTATTATATATAACTTCATTCTTCATATTGTTTCATACCAAAACACCAAAAACCAGAATGAACATCATTTGACATGTTGGAAATGTTCACTTTACCGGCAATACACCATCACGAGAATTTAAGATTAACGAGTACACCCCTATTGAAGATCTGCAATACACACTGCAGGAGCTTTTATTATATGGTGACAATCGGAAAGTTGTGAAGATCGAGTACTGCCCGTCATCCATTGACAACGAAGGAAAGCTTGAGTTCATCAACCATGAGCTAAAAACGAGCGCTGACTTACGAGCTATGAGGAGAACCTTTTTCCATTTAGAAGCAAAAGTTTCGGTTGAGCTGGATGCGACTATTGAGGATAACCTTTTTCCATTTAGAAGCAAAAGTTTCGATTGAGCTGAATGCGACTATTGGGAGATCGGTCGATGATATTATCAACATGTTGTACCGTCTACCTGAATGTTGAGGTGTAATGTttgaattttgttaaaaaatcCTTAATGTATTGCTTATGTTATGTTATCAATGTTTGAATTATGGTATTTTGAGTTTATGAATTTGGTGTATTTCTAGTCAATTTTTTCTGCTTCCTGTGTATCAACATATCGAAAATGCAACTTCGGGTGCGTCCCGAAAATGCATTTCCAGGAAAATTGATTTCTTATCAATTCTTCGCGTGTTCCGAAAATGTATTTCCGGTTTCTAggggaatttttggaatttcacaTGGTGCATAAGAAAATCATAGAGCGGGTTAAGAAATTCCCAAAATCTCATAGGGAAAAATAACCCTCGAGCTAGACATTGTTTGAGGTATCTAAGAGTTTTAGTGGTCACATTGTATTGGGAGATGGTTAGATTGGCGGGTTATTGGCTTAATTGTCGTGTGATGAAAGTGATATTAGACCGTGAACAGTTGTTGGAGGTATAGACGTCGGCCAATTAAGCACCTATATACATGTACGTGTATGAAAGCATGACCTGTATCACGGTGAAACTTGTTTGAAAGCATGGCCTGTATCATGGTGCAACTTGTTTGAAGGATCAACAAGTGTAGTTATTGGTTTAGAACCAAGGATACATGCATTAGAAAGAAGGTTTAAACAATACTTCCTTTGTTAAAGTGAGATTCATTCATCAAATCGGATTAACATGAAATACAATTAATAAAAAGAATCTCTGATGGGAGCGAAGCGATCACGTGGGCGTCCGAAAGTGACGGTGTCGACGTTGCCGACGAGCTCTATGCCGCTGGCGAGCCAACCGAAGGTGACACTTGAGAAGATTGGTGAAGAtgagggaaacacgagtgaaagGAGAGAATTAGATAGCACCAAGAAAGGTTCCATTGATGAAACCCTAACTGAGATCAAAGCGGAGCCTGAATCGTGACGATTATAGTTTGATGTTATCAGTGACAATCAGAATCCAGCAAAGGGAAGATCTATGGAGTATGTTACGTCGGTGATTACAAATGGTGAAATTGAAGTTGAGATCAATGATGAGGAGCTAGCGTCAGAACTCCAATTCTGGGAAAATGCATTGATCTTGTATGTGATGGGTGAGGATATAAGTATGCACGCTATCAAGAACTTCATGCAGAAGACGTGGAATTTTGTTCAATTTCCAGATTTGTTCTACCATGACGAGGGATATTTCATACTGCGATTCAAGAAGTCTGAGGATATGGATTTGGTACTGATGAAAGGGCCATACTCCATTCGATGGATGCCCATGCTGATTAAGGAATGGAGTCCCGAATTCAATGTCAAGAAGGACTTGCTGAGAAATCTTCCTATTTGGATTAAGCTTCCCATGCTTCCCCTCCTATTATGGGGAGCTTCAATCTTAAACAAGATAGGGAGTGCTTTAGAAACCTCCTTGGTGACAGATGAGTGCACTACTTATAAACTGCGAGTGTCATATGCACGTATCTTGGTGGAGGTGGATATTACCAACAAACTACATGATAAGATAACAAAAAAGGATAACAGAGGCCTGAAAAGAAAGCAATTTGTGGAGTATGAGTAGCAAACGAAATATTGTGATAAATGTCAGCAAGTTGGACATCAATGTGGAGAGAAACCTAAGGTAAAAATGTGGAATCCTAAACAGAAAAAACCTGAGGAGCCAAAGCAGGATAATGAAGTGATCTCCACTCAAAGGATAATCATAAAGAGAATGCTCATGATGATGAGGATAAAGAATGGAAAAGAGTACAAAAAGCTAGGAGAGATAGAGGTAAGAGCCATCTTTTCCCTGAATCTTCACAGCAGGTGAATTATTTAAATGGGTTTGAGGCACTAGGGGTTTTGAATGACCACCTAGTGGTTGTAGATAGAGGTCCATGTTAGTCTCTTAGAACATAAGAGGGCTTAATAAGGATGGAAAAATAAGGGAGATTAGCTCCCATCTACTTAAATTCCAGACTGAGATTGTCATCTTAATTGAGACTAGGGTTAAAAAGACTAATGCTAAGGCTATTAGAGACAAACTTCATTTGAAGGGAGTCTATATAGATAACTATAACCATCATGATAATGGTAGAATTTGGATCCAATAGGATAATAATAAGGTGGATATTAGACCTGTGAGTAGCTCTAATCAATACATTCACTGTGGTGTTTATAACTTGATGGGGGCTTCGGATTATGGTTAACTGCCATATATGCCTTGAGTCAATTAGATAGAAAGACGCTTTGGAAGCATATGATTGAGATTCAGAGAAAGTACATTGGGCCCTAGTGTGCAGTGGGTGATTATAATAATGTAGCTAGCTACTTCTAATGATAGGGTTGGTGGAAAATTGATAGTTGAAGCTGAATATGTGGATTATATTGATATGCTGAGAACAACAGGTCTTGGTGAGATGGACAACAAAGGTGTTTTCTTCACATGGACTAATAAACAGAGTGACAACCCTATCTATTCTAGAATAGATAGGCTCATTACTAATACAACTTGGTTTCAGGGTAATGGTAACCTCAACCTGAatgtgtgttagaacaagatttgttctgatcaatattcttagttttgatgataacaaggatatgaattttgtgtgagataatgtggtactctaatacattgcaatttccctttcaggaaatatataaagagtatgcaccaatcagcgctcagaagctttgtctcagaaggttcagcatgcaacatcaaaacatggtctggcaagacatcagaagatggtcaaggcagaatcagaacatggatctatggaagcatcagaagaacttgagatcagaagcagaagcactgaagttctcatggtatcacgctcagaagcacttcaaggtcagaagacaagaagatgctatgcaccaagctgtttgactctgttgatattcaaatattttattcacaaacatcagatcagaagaaagtacaagtggcaggctacgctgactgacaaaaggaacgttggaagctattaaaggcaacgtcagtagacacagcgtgaacaaggctcgaggtagttgacaaaagcgtgaaacattaaatgcaatgctgtacggaatacgcaaagcattaaatgcacccaacgatcatcttctcaaacgcctatatatatgaagttctgatgagaagcaaggttgacgatttgctaacaattaacttgctgaaacgctgttcaaactcaaagctcagaaacttcatcttcatcaaagctcactacattgctgttgtaatatattagtgagattaagcttaaacgttaagagaaatatcactgttgtgattatagcttttcagaagcatttgtaatactcttaattgattacattaatttgtaagtaactagagtgatcaagtgttgatcaggat contains:
- the LOC131602162 gene encoding synaptotagmin-2-like, producing MGFFSTIFGVFGFGFGISIGLTVGYILFIYFQPTDVKDPEIKPLVDQDAESLQRMLPEIPNWIKNPDFDRVDWLNKFIELMWPYLEKAICKTAKNIAKPIIEEQIPKYKIDSVEFQTLTLGSLPPTFQGMKVYVTDEKELIMEPSIKWAGNPNVTIAVKAFGLKATVQVVDLQVFLLPRITLKPLVPSFPCFANIYVSLMEKPHVDFGLKLMGADLMSIPVAYGIVQELIKDQVANMYLWPKNLEVQILDPAKALRRPVGILHVKVLHAMKLKKKDLLGASDPYVKLKFNDDKMPSKKTTVKHKNLNPEWNEEFNLVVKDPESQVLEINVYDWEQVGKHDRMGMNVITLKEVSPEEPKRFTLDLLKTLNPDDPQNEKSRGQIVVELTYKPFNEEEMGKGFDETQTIPKAPEGTPAGGGLLVVIVHEAQDVEGKHHTNPHVRVIFRGEEKKTKRIKKNRDPRWEDEFQFPVEEPPTNDKLHVEVVSTSSRNLLHQKETLGYININLGDVVSNKRINEKYHLIDSKNGRIQVELQWRTS